GGACTTCGCGTGATCGTCTCGGGCGGGTCGATGGGCGGGCTGTTCACGGCTCTCGCGCTTTCGGAGGCCGGTCACGACGTCGACGTCTTCGAGCGCGCGGCGGACGAACTGGAGAGTCGCGGGGCGGGAATCGTCGCCCAGCCGCGGATGTTGGAGTACCTCGGCAAACGGGGGATCGCGCGCCCCGACGATTTTTCCCTCGTGACCCATCGCAGGGAGTACCTCGACCGCGACGGGAACGTCCGCGAGGGATGGGCCGACTCGATGACCTTTACGGGGTGGGACACCCTTTACCGGCGGCTTCGGAGGGCCGTGGAGGACGACCGATATCACGCGGGCCGCGTGGTCGGGTTCGAGCGCGACGGCGAGGTTTCGGTCCGGTTCGCGGACGGGTCCGAGCGCCGGACGGACCTGCTGGTCGTCGCCGAGGGCGGGCGCTCGGGGTCGCGCGAGCAGCTACTCCCGGACGTCTCGCCGGCGTACGCCGGCTACGTCGCGTGGCGGGGGCTGATCGACGAGCACGAGATCTCGAGGAGCCTCGTCGAGCGCTTCGAGGACACCTTCGTCTTCTTCGAGGGCGACCGTCAGTTGATCCTCGGCTACCTGATTCCCGGTCCAGAGGGCGAAACGGGGAAGGGCGACCGCCGGCTCAACTGGGTCTGGTACGATAACGTCCGCGACCGGGAGCGATTGAACGAGCTGCTGACCGGTTCGGACGGTGCGGAACACGATTTTTCGGTTCCGCCCGGCGACCTCCGTGGGGAAATCGAACGCGAACTCCGGACGGCCGCCGAAGGGTTCCCCGACGTCTTCTCCCGGCTCGTCGGGGCGACTCCCGACCCGTTCGTCCAGACGATCTACGACCTTTCCGTACCCGAGATGGCCTTCGGCAGGGTCTGTCTGCTGGGCGATGCGGCGTTCGTCGCGCGCCCGCACACCGCCGCGGGCACCGCGAAGGCCGCCGCCGACGCGATCGAACTCGGGGAGGCACTCGACGGGGACGACCGGGAGTCGGCGCTGGAGGGGTGGGAGGAGAAACGCCTCGCCGCGGGCCGGCGGCTGGTCCGGGAGGGGATCCGGATGGGCGAAGGCTACATGGACTAAACGGTCGTCCGGGCCGCACACGCCCGGCCAAACGGTTAGTGGCTGGCCGCCCTCGACGTTCCCATGGAGTCCTACGACGAGTGGACCGCGAGCCAGATGTCGGAAACGGTGACGGTCGACGGTCACGGCCTCGAGATGGCCTATCGCGACGAGGGGAAGGGCGATCCGTTGGTCTTCCTGCACGGAATCCCGACGAACTCGTATCTCTGGGCGAAAATCACGCCCGAGTTCGAGGACGAGCATCGCGTGATCGTCCCCGACATGGTCGGCTACGGGAGCTCCGACATGCGCGACGGCTTCGACCGCTCGATCCGCGCCCAGGAGCTCGCCGTCGAGGACCTGCTCTCGGAACTGGAGGTAGAGTCGTGTACCTTCGTCGGCCACGACCTGGGCGGCGGGGTCGGCCTCCGACTGGCCGCCCACCGCCCCGACCTGGTCGAGCGGCTGGTGCTTTCCAACGCCGTCGCCTACGACTCCTGGCCGGTCCAGTTCGTCACCGACATGGGGCTTCCGTCGTTCCCCCGCGAGAACGATCCCGAGGAGGTCCGCGAGACGCTCGCCGAGACCTTCCGTAACGGCACCCATGGCGAGGCCGACGAGGCGTTCGTCGAGGGGATGGTCGCCCCCTGGAACTCCGAGGAGGGTGTCGTCTCGCTGTCGCGGGCGGCAAGCGCGACCAACACGAACCACACGACCGAGATCGACCCCTCGGGGATCGAGGCCGAGACGCTGCTGCTATGGGGTGCGGAGGACGACTTTCAGCCGGTGGAGTATGCCGAGCGCCTCGAAGAGGACGTCCCGGAGAGCGAACTCGTCGGACTGGAGGAGGCGTATCACTGGGTGATCGAGGACCGGCCCGAGGCCTACCGCGAACACCTGCGGACGTTCCTCGACGGATAGGGCGGCGTTTTTGCCCGCCGGGACGAAAGGGCCGGCAATGAGCGAGCAGGAAGAAAACCCCTATCTCCGGGAGCCGCCAGAGGACCTCACCCCCGTTGACGAGCTCTCGGAAGCGGACGCCGAGCGGGAGGCCCGCCAGTTGAGAGAGGCGATCCGCCACCACGACCGCCGGTACTACGCCGAGAGCGATCCCGTCATCGCCGACCGGACCTACGACCTGCTGTTCCAGCGCCTCGTCGACATCGAGGAGAGCTTCGGACTCGAGACGCCCGACAGCCCCACGCGGCGCGTGGGTGGCGAACCGCTCGACGAACTCGAAACCGTCGAGCACGTCGCGCCGATGCTCTCGATCCAGCAGAGCGGCGACGCGGCGGACGTCCGGGAGTTCGGCGATCGAATGGACCGCGAAGTAGGGAACGTAGAATACACCTGCGAGCCGAAGTTCGACGGGATCTCGATCGAAGTAGTGTACGAGGACGGCGCCTTCGAGCGCGCGGTGACCCGCGGCGACGGGCGGGAGGGCGATGACGTGAGCGCGAACGTCAGAACGATCCGCTCGATCCCCCAACGGCTCCAGGGGGAATACCCCGACTTCCTCGCGGTTCGTGGCGAGATCTTCATGCCACGGGACGCCTTCCAGGAGTACAACCGCGAGCGCGTCGAACGCGGCGACGAGCCCTTCGCGAACCCGCGAAACGCCACCGCGGGGACGATCCGCCAGCTCGACCCTTCAGTTACTGCCGAGCGCCCGCTCGACTGTTTCTTCTACGACGTGTTGGATTCGAGCCGGGAGTTCGCCACCCAGTGGAAGGAGCTCGATGCGCTCGATTCGTTCGGTCTCCGGACCAACGACCGCGCCGAGCTCATCACCGACATCGACGAGGCGCTTCGCTATCGCGACGAACTGATCGAGGAGCGCGAATCACTGAACTACGAGATCGACGGCGCCGTGATCAAGGTCAACGACAAGGCCGCCTGCGAGGAGCTCGGTGCGACCTCCCGGCACTACCGCTGGGCCTTCGCCTACAAGTTTCCCGCGCGGGCCGGCGAGACCGCCATCGGCGAGATCGCCCTGCAGGTCGGACGCACGGGCAGATTAACTCCCGTTGCGCTGCTCGATCCCGTCGACGTCGGCGGCGTCACCGTCTCGCGGGCGAGCCTCCACAACCCCGCGGAGATCAGGGAGAAGAACGTCAACGTCGGCGACGTGGTACGGGTCGAACGGGCTGGCGACGTGATTCCGTACGTCGCCGAAGTCGTGGAAAAGCGCTCGGAAGGGTTCTTCGAGTTCCCCGAGACCTGCCCCGTCTGTGACAGCGCGATCGAGCGCGACGGCCCGATCGCCTTCTGCACCGGTGGGCTGGCGTGTCCCGCCCAACTACGCCGGTCGGTCCAGTATTACGCGAGCGATTCCGGCCTCGACATCGAGGGACTGGGCGGCGAGCGGGTCGACCAGCTCTTAGAGGCCGGGCTGATCGAGGACAGCGTCGCCGACCTCTATCAGTTGGAGCGTGCCGACCTCGTCGAACTGGAGGGGTGGGGTGAGACGAGCGCCGAGAATCTGATGAGAGAACTGGAGGCCTCGAAGAACCCCCCGATATTTGCTTTCCTCGCGGCGATCGGCATTCCACACGTCGGGCGGGCGACCGCCCGCGAACTCGCGAGCGCCTTCGACGATCTGGACGGCCTGATGGAGGCCAGCGAGGACGAACTCCAGGAAGTAAACGAGATCGGAGAGATCGTCGCCCGCGAGATCCACGAGTTCTTCGACAGCGAGGGAAACCGGCGCGTGATCGAGGAGCTTCGCGAGGCGGGCGTCTCCCCCGACGCGGTCGAGCGCGAGGCGGGCGACGCCCTCGACGGGCTGACGTTCGTCTTCACGGGGTCGCTTCTCGACCGGACGAGAAGCGAGGCCCAAGAGGAGATCGAGCGGGCGGGCGGCTCCGTCACGGGCAGCGTCTCGGGCAACACGGACTACCTCGTCGTCGGCGAGGAGCCCGGAGCCAGCAAGCGCGAGGACGCCGAGGAGAACGACGTACCCGAACTCACACCCGCGGAGTTCGAGGAGTTGGTGGGAACGGGCGAGGAATCGAGCGATCAAGGGTCGAACGGGCAGGAGTCATCGAATCAACGGACGCTCGACGATACGTTTCAGTAGCGACGGATCGGCGACGTGATCAGTCCTTATAGATCCGCATCGCGAAAGGCGAGATAACCCAGGACGGGCGGGACGACCAGCCACGCGAGGAAGACGACGGCGACGACCGGGTCCGAGAAGTACGCTGGAAGCGGATCGAGCGCCTGGGCGTAGATCTGGCTCGCGATCCCGCTGAACAGCGAAATGCGTGCGCCCAGCGCGTCGCTCGTCCAGAGGATCGCCGCGAGCGACTGGTAGGCATCGATGGGGTTCAACAGTCGGACGGCGAGCTGGACCCGCGCGAGCGTCTCGAAGCCGATGTCCGTGTACTCGTTGAGCAGGCTGACCAGCCCCTCGGCGACGCTGCCCCAGAAGAGCGCGAAGACCACGAACAGCCCGACGTTGCCGAGCATGGCCCGTCGGCGCGAGCCGGCCGCCGCGCTGATCCCGACGGCGAGACAGACGAACACGACGCCCAACAGCGCCGACAGCAACGCGAAGGCGACGAAGTTGGCGAGTTCGAGCGTGACGGGCGTGATCAGGAAGACGATCGCGGCCGCGAGAAAGCCGAGCAGGATCGGCAGGACGATCACGGCGCTTCGCCCGAGGACTTTCCCGAGTACGATATCCCGTCGGGTGTGCGGAAGCGCGAGCAGGAGTTTCAGCGTTCCCGAGTCGCGCTCGCCCGCGACGGAGGCGTACGCGAGCACGATCGCGACGATGGGGATGATGAAGGCGATGAACGAAGAGAGCAGGTTGACGAAGGCGTTCGAGGAGAGCTGCTCGCCCGTTTGCTGTTGGACGGCACCGCCGACGCCCGCCGCGAAGAAGTACGACAGCGCGACGAACAGTACCAAAAAGAGCACGGAGAGTCCGATGACCCAGCCCGAACGGATCGAGTCCGCGAAGTCCTTTCGCGCGACGACCCGCCAGCTCATCGTCCGCCCTCCGTGTAGGCCCGAAAGAGGTCTTCGAGCGAGGCCTCCTCGGTCTCGAAGTCGCGCACCTCCGCGCCCTCGCTTTCGAGCGCGCTCAACACGGCGGTCTTCGAGCCGCTCTCGACGCCGACTCTGAGGACCGAGCCGTCCTGTTCGACCCCCGAGACCCCGTCGAGTGCGCGCACACGGTCGACCGCCCGCGAGGGGAGCTCGCCGACCGTGATCCGAAGCGTCGTGTCGGTGCCGGCGGCCTCGCGCAGGCCGGCGACGCTGTCCTCTGCGACGAGCCGGCCCTCCCGGAGGATGCCGACGCGATCACAGACCGCATCGACCTGTCCGAGGATATGGCTCGAAAAGAAGACCGTCGCACCGCGGGCGACCTCCTCGCGGATGATCTCGCGCATCTCGAGCGCGCCGTTGGGATCGAGCCCCGTGGAGGGCTCGTCGAGTACGAGGAGGTCGGGCTCGCCGACGAGCGCCATCGCGAGCGCGAGGCGCTGGGTCATCCCCTTCGAGTAGTCGCCGGCCTTGCGGTCGGCGGCATCGGCGATGCCGACCCGTTTCAGGAGGGCGTCGGGGTCGTCGCTCGCCCCCTTCGAGTCGACGGCGAGTTCGACGTGCTTCCGGCCGGTGAGGCGGTCGTAGACGTCGAATCCCTCGGGCAGGACGCCGGTGCGTTTTCGGACCGCGAGGCTCTCCTCGTGGGCGTCGTAGCCGAGCACTTCGATGGAGCCCTGCGAGGGGTGGACGAAATCGAGGATCATGTCGATCGTCGTCGATTTGCCCGCGCCGTTGGGCCCGAGAAAGCCGAAGACCTCGCCCTCGCGTACCGTGAGGTCGAGGCCGTCGACCGCGACGACGTCGTCGGACGAGGTCCGACTGCCCGGAGGACGGAGTCCCCCACTGTCGTCGTAGCGTTTGCTCACGTCGCGCAGTTCGATCGCGGCCATTGCCCGCGCTAGATCCAGCCCCGATATAGGTCTTTAGATCGAATCGTCGGGATCGTGGCGCTCGGCCATCCGCTCGGCCTCGCTTTCGTAGCGCTCGGCGTTCGCCCCGTCGATCGGGCCGAGATTCTCGCTCTCGACCTCCATCGCGGCGGTGGCGTCGGGGCCGGTCGCCGCCGCTCGCTCGGTGACGTACTGGCCCGAGCCGTCAGTCGGGACGTAGGTCAGCCGGATCAGCCCCTTGTCGTCGTACGTGCGCTCGACCAACCAACACTGAAGGGTCTCGGTCATACCGCGAGGTTCGCACCCGCCGGGTTTGTATGCGACGCTTACTCCTGGACCGGGAAGCGACCGACGGCCGGAAAACATATGCTGGCGTTCGGAGACCGTCCTCCATGAGCGACGAGGGCGGTATCGTGGCGGTGGCGGACGCCGTCTCGGAGCTGTTCTACGCCATCGCGGGCTGGCTGCTGGTCGGGCTCGGGGCCCTCGGGCTGATCGCTGCCGTCGTCGGACTCGCCGCGGGCGGGGGCGTCGGCTCCACGATGGGAGTGGTCCTTCTCATGCTGTTCGCGTTCGTGTTGGTCGCGTCGGGCGTGCTGGTCAACCCGCGCCTTCGCCGCCGGCTCGACCGCCGTCACGCGATAACGCGGTTCGGACGGGTACGGAACACCGACCGGCGGGTGGTCCGTCCCGATGAGAACTGTAGCGAACCGTACGTCGTCTGTGGAACCGCCGTCAAGAGCGGAACAGTACGGCGGTATCGCGAGGAGTACGCGGTCGCCGAGATTCCGTTTTACACCCGTTCCGAAGGCTACAACCACTACTGTATCGACTGTGCGCTCTCCGGCTCCGAAATCCCGGCCGGAAGGGGCCGGTCGAGTGATGGACACCCCCAAGCGGTGGTAGAACGGCGCTGGGGGAGGGCGGCAGGTTCAAACGGATCGGACGGCTAGAACGGGTGAATGGACGGGGGCGAACTCAAAGACCGTACAGCGACGCTGCCGCGCGAGCCGGGGGTCTACCAGTTCCTCGCGGAGGGGACGACGCTGTACGTCGGCAAGGCCGTCGACCTCAGGAGCCGGGTGCGCTCCTACGCGGATCCCAGAAGCGAGCGGATCCGGCGGATGGTCGAGAGCGCCGAGGCGATCGACTTCGCGGTGACCGACACCGAGACCCAGGCGCTCCTATTGGAGGCGAACCTGATCAAGCGCCACCAGCCCCGCTACAACGTCCGCCTGAAGGACGACAAGTCCTATCCATTAGTTCAGCTCACCGACCACGAGTTCCCCCGCATCGAGATCACGCGGGATCCCGACAGCGAGGCGACCGCCTTCGGCCCCTTCACGGACAAAGGGGTCGTCGAGGTCGTGGTGAAAGCCCTTCGCGAGATTTACGGCGTGCGGGGCTGTTCGGATCACAAGTTCTCCGGGCGAAGCCGGCCCTGTCTCGACTACGACATCGGGCTCTGTACCGCCCCCTGCACCGGCGAGATCGGGCGGGAGGCCTACGTCGAGGACGTCGAGTCGGTGAAACGCTTCTTCGCGGGCGAGACGGGCGCCCTCGCCGACCCCCTGAGGCGACGCATGGAGCGGGCGGCCCAGGAGCAGTCCTTCGAGCGGGCGGCGAGCCTGCGCGACCGACTGGAGGCGGTCGAGGGGTTCCACGAGGGTCGCGGGGAGGCCATCAGCGACGCGAGCGACGCGCGCCACGTCGACGTGCTCGGGGTCGCGACCGAGGGCGAGCGCGCGATCGTCGCCCGACTACACAGCGAGGGCGGCCAGTTGGTCGATCGGGACCGCCACCACCTCTCGATCCCCGACGCCGAGGACGGCCACGCGGGCGTGCTCGCCGCGTTCATCGCCCAGTACTACGCCGAGCGTGAGCTTCCCGACAGCTTGCTGGTACCGGAAGACCCCGCGGACGATGAGTTGCGGGGCTGGCTCGAGGGTGAGGGCATCGACCTTCGGGTGCCCGGGGCGGGCCGGGAGGCTACCCTCGTGGACCTGGCGATCAAGAACGCCCGCCGGGGCGACTACAGCGACGACCCGGTGAGCGCGCTGGCCGAGGCGCTCTCGATGGACCGTCCGGAACGCATCGAGGGGTTCGACGTGAGCCACGCCCAGGGCAAGGCCGCCGTGGGAAGCGACGTGCTGTTCGTGGGCGGCGAGGCCGACACGTCGGGCTACCGCCGCAAGAAGCTCGAGGAGCGAAACGACGACTACGCCAACATGCGCGCGCTGGTGGGATGGCGCGCCCTGCGGGCCGTCGAGGGGCGTGACGACCGGCCCGACCCCGATCTCCTGCTCATCGACGGCGGGGAAGGGCAACTCGACGCCGCCCGCGAGGCGATGCGGGAGGTCGGCTGGGAGATACCGACGATAGCGCTCGCGAAGGCCGAGGAGCTGGTGATCACGCCCGAGGGACCCCTCGACTGGCCTTCCGACGCCGCCCATCTCCACCTCCTCCAGCGGGTACGCGACGAGGCCCACCGTTTTGCGGTCCAGTACCACCAGACGCTCCGGGACGACGTTTCAACTGTCCTCGACGACGTTCCCGGAATCGGGCCCAAAACGAGGACGAGCCTCCTGCGGCGGTTCGGCAGCGTCGAAGGCATCAGGAAAGCCTCGACGGGCGACCTCGAAAGCGTCGAGGGCGTGGGCGAAAAGACCGCGAGGACGATATCCGAACGCCTCTGAGGCGCGAGAGCGATCGCCGCGCGGTCCCGAATCCCCTAGCGGTCGGCGGCCTCGACCAACTGGTAGCCGATGGTTCCCTCGCGTAGCTGCTCGGTGTGGGCTGCGAGCCGGTCGTCCGCGGCGAGCAAAAGGACGTCGAGCCCCTTCGTCGCCGCCTCTCGAACCGCTTCGGGCGTCCCGAATCGGATCTCGGGGTCGAGTTCGGCGGCACTCGCGGCCGCGACGGCCTCGGTGCCCGCGGTCGCCACGAGGTCGTGCTCGGCGGCGTACTCGGCGATCGTTTCGGGATCGGCGAGCGTGCTGCCCCCCTCGTTGACCCGCGGCAGCGAGACGACCGTCACCTCGCCGAGTTCGTAGTCGAGCACACCTTCGAAGTCAGTGACACCGACGTCCCGCCCGGCGTCGGCACTCGTGATCGCGACTGCGCGCGCACCGTCACCCCGTCCGGGCGAGGCTCTGAGAACCCCCTCGACCATCGACAGCGTTACCGTTCGTCCGTTCTCGATCGCATCGGTTGCAAGCGCCGTCTCGATCTCGACCTGTCCGATGACGTCCTCGGCAACGTGGTCGGTAAACACCTGGAGTTCGTCGGTTCGGGAGATCAGCCAGTCGACGCCCTCCTTGCTCACCTCGTAGCGTCCGCGTCCGCCCGTCTCGACGTGACCATCCTCGACGAGTCCCTGCAGGTAGTCGCTGACCGCCTGGGCGGTAATCCCGATTGCGTCGGCGATCTCCTGTTGGCTGACCGCCGGCTGGCGTTCGGCGATCTCGACCAAGATCTGATACCGCGTGGCGTCGCGCTTGTTCCGCAGGACGCTCAACCCCCCTCTCTCGGTGTCCGCCATTGGACCCCACTCGGGAGTCCGAGAACAAGTAATTTTGTGCTTCGATCGGACGAGAGCGTGTTTCGATCCAATTCACTTGTATTGCGATCGTGGCGAACCACTCTCGGCGGTGCCTACCACTCCAGCGAACCGCCCGACTGGTACTCCGCGACGTTGGTCTCGAAGAAGTTCTTCTCCTTGTTCAGGTCGACCTGCTCGGCCATCCACGGGAACGGGTTGTCGGTGTCGTAGACCGGCTCCATTTCCAACTGATCCAGCCGTCTGTCGGCGACGTACTCGACGTACTCGGCGAACTGGTCGGGCCCCATCCCGAGGACCTCCTCGGGGCAGGCCTCGCGGGCATACGTGCGTTCGAGGTCGACGGACTCGCGGATCAGCCCCTCGATCTCCTGTTCGAACTCCGCGGTCCACACGCCCGGATGCTCCTTGCGGACGGTGTTGATCAGGTCGACCCCGAAGTTCAGATGGAGCGACTCGTCGCGCATGATGTACTCGAACTGCTCGCCGACGCCGACCATCTTCCCCTGCCGCTTGAGCCCGAGCATCATCGCAAAGCCCGCGTAGAAGAAGATCCCCTCCATGATGACGTAGAACCCGACGAGGTCCCGAAGGAACTCCCGGACGTCTTCATCACTCTCGATCTCGAAGGTCGGGTCGTCGATCACCTGCGTGAGGTCGACGACGAACTCGTCTTTGGCCTCGATCGCGGGGATGCGGTCGTACATCCCGTAGAGGTGGTCGGGATCGAATCCAAGCGAGTCACAGCAGTAGATGAACGTATCGGTGTGGATCGCCTCCTCGTAGGCCTGTCTGAGGAGATACTGGCGACACTCGGGGGCAGTGACGTGGTCGTAGACCGCGAGCACGATGTTGTTGGCGGTCAACGACTCCGCGGTCGAGAAGAAGCCGAGGTTCCACTCGACGAGCTGGCGTTCTTCATCGCTGAGCTCGTCGTTCTCCCACTGGTGGACGTCGTCGGCCATCGGCACCTCCTCGGGTGTCCAGTTGTTGGCGACGCCGGCCTCGTAGTACTCGCGGGCCCAGTCGTAGTCGATCGGCAGGATCTTGTTGGGGTCGTGGTGGCTCTCGGTGTTGATCAGCGCCATTACTGACAGGCCTCGCAGGTCGGGTCCTCGACGCTCGGCAGGCCGTTCCCCTCGTCCTCGTCGTCGTCATCGTCGTCCGAGTCCCGGAACTGGGTGTCGTCGTACTCGCGCATGTCGAGCGTGGTCTTCTCGACCTGGCTCGCGCCCAGCGTCCGGAGGTAGTAGGTCGTCTTCAGGCCGAGCTCCCAGGCGGTCTCGTAGACGCCCGCGAGCAGCGAGCCGTCGGTCGACGGGAAGAAGACGTTGTGCGACTGGCTCTGGTCGATCCAGGTCGCACGCTCCGCCGAGAGGCGGAGCTGGTGGCGCGGGTCGATCTCGAAGGCGCCCCGGTGGAGCTCCGTGACGTCCTCCGGTATCGCGTCGATCTCCTGGATCGAGCCGTCGTGGTACTTGATCCGGTCGCGGATCTCGTCGGTCCACAGCCCTCTCTCCCTGAGGTCGGCGACGAGGTGGTCGTTGATCACGGTGAAGTCGCCCGACATGTTCGACTTCACGTACAGATTGGAGTAGACCGGCTCGATCGAGGGGGTCGTCCCCGCGATCGTCGAGATGGTCGCGGTCGGCGCGACCGCCATCGTGTTGGAGTTTCGCACCCCGTGCGAACTGACGTGCTCGCGCACCCGTCCCCAGTCGAGGCGCTCCTCGACGTCGATCGGGATCTCGCGCCCGCGCTCCTCCTCGAGCAGCTCGACGGTGTCCTGGGGCAACAGGCCCCGATCCCACTTCGAGCCCTCGTAGCTCTCGTAGGTTCCGCGCTCGGCGGCCAATTCCGAGGAGCCGAGGATCGCGTGATAGGAGACGAGTTCTTGGGTTCGGTCGGCGAACTCGACGGCTCTCTCGGAGTTCATCGGAATGTCCTGTTCCAGCAGGGCGTCGTGAAAGCCCATGATACCTAAGCCAACTGGCCGGTGGCGCATGTTCGAGCGTTCGGCCTTCTCCGTGGGGTAGAAGTTGAG
This is a stretch of genomic DNA from Halalkalicoccus subterraneus. It encodes these proteins:
- a CDS encoding DUF7839 domain-containing protein, with protein sequence MADTERGGLSVLRNKRDATRYQILVEIAERQPAVSQQEIADAIGITAQAVSDYLQGLVEDGHVETGGRGRYEVSKEGVDWLISRTDELQVFTDHVAEDVIGQVEIETALATDAIENGRTVTLSMVEGVLRASPGRGDGARAVAITSADAGRDVGVTDFEGVLDYELGEVTVVSLPRVNEGGSTLADPETIAEYAAEHDLVATAGTEAVAAASAAELDPEIRFGTPEAVREAATKGLDVLLLAADDRLAAHTEQLREGTIGYQLVEAADR
- a CDS encoding alpha/beta fold hydrolase translates to MESYDEWTASQMSETVTVDGHGLEMAYRDEGKGDPLVFLHGIPTNSYLWAKITPEFEDEHRVIVPDMVGYGSSDMRDGFDRSIRAQELAVEDLLSELEVESCTFVGHDLGGGVGLRLAAHRPDLVERLVLSNAVAYDSWPVQFVTDMGLPSFPRENDPEEVRETLAETFRNGTHGEADEAFVEGMVAPWNSEEGVVSLSRAASATNTNHTTEIDPSGIEAETLLLWGAEDDFQPVEYAERLEEDVPESELVGLEEAYHWVIEDRPEAYREHLRTFLDG
- a CDS encoding ABC transporter permease — translated: MSWRVVARKDFADSIRSGWVIGLSVLFLVLFVALSYFFAAGVGGAVQQQTGEQLSSNAFVNLLSSFIAFIIPIVAIVLAYASVAGERDSGTLKLLLALPHTRRDIVLGKVLGRSAVIVLPILLGFLAAAIVFLITPVTLELANFVAFALLSALLGVVFVCLAVGISAAAGSRRRAMLGNVGLFVVFALFWGSVAEGLVSLLNEYTDIGFETLARVQLAVRLLNPIDAYQSLAAILWTSDALGARISLFSGIASQIYAQALDPLPAYFSDPVVAVVFLAWLVVPPVLGYLAFRDADL
- a CDS encoding ABC transporter ATP-binding protein; protein product: MAAIELRDVSKRYDDSGGLRPPGSRTSSDDVVAVDGLDLTVREGEVFGFLGPNGAGKSTTIDMILDFVHPSQGSIEVLGYDAHEESLAVRKRTGVLPEGFDVYDRLTGRKHVELAVDSKGASDDPDALLKRVGIADAADRKAGDYSKGMTQRLALAMALVGEPDLLVLDEPSTGLDPNGALEMREIIREEVARGATVFFSSHILGQVDAVCDRVGILREGRLVAEDSVAGLREAAGTDTTLRITVGELPSRAVDRVRALDGVSGVEQDGSVLRVGVESGSKTAVLSALESEGAEVRDFETEEASLEDLFRAYTEGGR
- a CDS encoding ribonucleotide-diphosphate reductase subunit beta, with the protein product MALINTESHHDPNKILPIDYDWAREYYEAGVANNWTPEEVPMADDVHQWENDELSDEERQLVEWNLGFFSTAESLTANNIVLAVYDHVTAPECRQYLLRQAYEEAIHTDTFIYCCDSLGFDPDHLYGMYDRIPAIEAKDEFVVDLTQVIDDPTFEIESDEDVREFLRDLVGFYVIMEGIFFYAGFAMMLGLKRQGKMVGVGEQFEYIMRDESLHLNFGVDLINTVRKEHPGVWTAEFEQEIEGLIRESVDLERTYAREACPEEVLGMGPDQFAEYVEYVADRRLDQLEMEPVYDTDNPFPWMAEQVDLNKEKNFFETNVAEYQSGGSLEW
- the ligA gene encoding NAD-dependent DNA ligase LigA, producing MSEQEENPYLREPPEDLTPVDELSEADAEREARQLREAIRHHDRRYYAESDPVIADRTYDLLFQRLVDIEESFGLETPDSPTRRVGGEPLDELETVEHVAPMLSIQQSGDAADVREFGDRMDREVGNVEYTCEPKFDGISIEVVYEDGAFERAVTRGDGREGDDVSANVRTIRSIPQRLQGEYPDFLAVRGEIFMPRDAFQEYNRERVERGDEPFANPRNATAGTIRQLDPSVTAERPLDCFFYDVLDSSREFATQWKELDALDSFGLRTNDRAELITDIDEALRYRDELIEERESLNYEIDGAVIKVNDKAACEELGATSRHYRWAFAYKFPARAGETAIGEIALQVGRTGRLTPVALLDPVDVGGVTVSRASLHNPAEIREKNVNVGDVVRVERAGDVIPYVAEVVEKRSEGFFEFPETCPVCDSAIERDGPIAFCTGGLACPAQLRRSVQYYASDSGLDIEGLGGERVDQLLEAGLIEDSVADLYQLERADLVELEGWGETSAENLMRELEASKNPPIFAFLAAIGIPHVGRATARELASAFDDLDGLMEASEDELQEVNEIGEIVAREIHEFFDSEGNRRVIEELREAGVSPDAVEREAGDALDGLTFVFTGSLLDRTRSEAQEEIERAGGSVTGSVSGNTDYLVVGEEPGASKREDAEENDVPELTPAEFEELVGTGEESSDQGSNGQESSNQRTLDDTFQ
- a CDS encoding excinuclease ABC subunit C translates to MDGGELKDRTATLPREPGVYQFLAEGTTLYVGKAVDLRSRVRSYADPRSERIRRMVESAEAIDFAVTDTETQALLLEANLIKRHQPRYNVRLKDDKSYPLVQLTDHEFPRIEITRDPDSEATAFGPFTDKGVVEVVVKALREIYGVRGCSDHKFSGRSRPCLDYDIGLCTAPCTGEIGREAYVEDVESVKRFFAGETGALADPLRRRMERAAQEQSFERAASLRDRLEAVEGFHEGRGEAISDASDARHVDVLGVATEGERAIVARLHSEGGQLVDRDRHHLSIPDAEDGHAGVLAAFIAQYYAERELPDSLLVPEDPADDELRGWLEGEGIDLRVPGAGREATLVDLAIKNARRGDYSDDPVSALAEALSMDRPERIEGFDVSHAQGKAAVGSDVLFVGGEADTSGYRRKKLEERNDDYANMRALVGWRALRAVEGRDDRPDPDLLLIDGGEGQLDAAREAMREVGWEIPTIALAKAEELVITPEGPLDWPSDAAHLHLLQRVRDEAHRFAVQYHQTLRDDVSTVLDDVPGIGPKTRTSLLRRFGSVEGIRKASTGDLESVEGVGEKTARTISERL
- a CDS encoding FAD binding domain-containing protein; amino-acid sequence: MTDGLRVIVSGGSMGGLFTALALSEAGHDVDVFERAADELESRGAGIVAQPRMLEYLGKRGIARPDDFSLVTHRREYLDRDGNVREGWADSMTFTGWDTLYRRLRRAVEDDRYHAGRVVGFERDGEVSVRFADGSERRTDLLVVAEGGRSGSREQLLPDVSPAYAGYVAWRGLIDEHEISRSLVERFEDTFVFFEGDRQLILGYLIPGPEGETGKGDRRLNWVWYDNVRDRERLNELLTGSDGAEHDFSVPPGDLRGEIERELRTAAEGFPDVFSRLVGATPDPFVQTIYDLSVPEMAFGRVCLLGDAAFVARPHTAAGTAKAAADAIELGEALDGDDRESALEGWEEKRLAAGRRLVREGIRMGEGYMD